Sequence from the Cervus canadensis isolate Bull #8, Minnesota chromosome 3, ASM1932006v1, whole genome shotgun sequence genome:
GTGGTTTATGTATAGCATCAAATAAAGAGTATTTAGCACCTCACATTTTGTAGATGATCTTTAAGATcagatgcttttaaaattcactgtGACAGGATATGTTAACGAACTTTGCTTGTTAATTCTTCACAAAGTCAGACTAAGTTATAATTCAGGGTTGTCTTTTAAACAGGAATTCAGAAATGCAACTGTAGAACTACTTGTATATGGTGATTGGTAATCGTGCTTTTGCCAACTCATTAGAAGGATTAGAGGGGCTATATCATTAGCTCAAATTTGTAAACTCTCTGATCATAAGgcttaagaattaaaaaacaaagtcacagatCATGATTTTTCTAACTTGATTTAATGGCATACCAAAATGGTTGAAAAATACAGTAGCCCAAACAGGCAGCATTATTACTAGTGATAGTAGTAGATTGTGTTTACTTGGTCTTCTAGGACAGCCTGCCCTAGAACAACACCTCAGTCATCCACTCAGTTTCTCTGGCCAGAATGAGCACTGCAACATTTAGGTCAACTGTAGAAAGAAGACTTTCTGGTCATAGTGTTATGGTATGTACAGTGTGTGGTGATAGTTTATGTGCTAAATTATTCATGCAGTTTGTGCCATACATGGTTAGTGTAGTCCCTAGAAATTTTGTGGAATGGTGAACTTGAACTAAGCCATAGAAAATACTGAGAGAAATTCTCAGTGGGGGGGAATAAGTCTGTACCAGTGGTGAGAGCCATTTCTGTGTGACAGAGAACTGGGAGAAGGCCTTGTCAAAAGTGATGGGGATGTTTATTTAGGTCTGTAAGGCCTGATAGAGCACTGTGTAACTTGTGAATCTTATTTTCAGTCATtggagaaatgtgaaaaagcaaagaaGTTAGTCTGAAAACATCGGCAGAAACAATTTGGGGAAGCAGATGCCTGTTATAATTCAGGTGGTATCCAGGTCAGTGAAGCAGTTAGCTTCTAAGAGAGTTCTGCACTAGTGTGGGAACACATGGAGACCAGGAAATGGACTGATTTCTGTGCTTCCTAAGCCAACTAAGGCCTGTGTTGGCAGAGAATTGTTGAGTTCTAGGCCAGTTATACTCAATAAGTGCCTCTAATATAGttaattcagggcttccctggtggcccagatggtaaagcatctgcctgcaactcaggagacctggattcaatccctgggtcgggaagatcccctggagaaggaaatggtagcgcATTGccatatttttgcctgaagaattccatgaacagaggagcctggcagtccatggggtctcaaagagtcagacccgactgagcaactaacacttttcagtGCAGAAGTACACACTGATCTGCTTCTTTGGCCCCAGACCATTGTCATGGTGTTCACATACTCAGAAGTATAATACAAAAAATTAGATTTCCACTTGTTTAATACCACTTGGATTCCAGGTTATCTTATTTGGAGATTGAGTTATTTGGAAACTCTGGTCATAACCCCAGGCTTTCTTGGTTCATTCAGAAAGCTAAACAGGTGCATTCTATTTCTCAAAGGGTAAACATGTCCAGGTTTTTAGGAACTTGACTAGTAGTCTTGTTATGTAGCATATCTTTCCACACATACATAATGATAAGAAGGCCAATGTGTGGTAAGTGATACATCattgacagttttttaaaatagcaagagACTGACTTGCTCATGCTTTGGTTAAGTTGGCTATTTTAGTCATATTAGAGGTCGCACTATTGGAACTAGAAGAGATCTCAGAGATTCTTCGATTCTAACTGGACAGATGAGAGGTGAGATTAACCTTAACTAGGCTCAGGGAACTATGGAAACTACTCACTTGGTTGAGCTGGGCCCTAGCAGGACCTAGTAGTCCAGCCTTGCAGATCACTGAGAGGAAGGTAACTGAGGCACATAGCAGATACCTGTGTTTGGAGAGGGGTAGGCTTGGCCCAGTTCTTTAACACCCCTACACCGAGCTGTGAAGGTTTTTAAGGTATGCCGTGGGCAGAGGCAAGTATCTGGACTGGGACACAGCCCATGCCATTTCCAGAGTGTTGCTTTCTTTCCACATGTTGAAAGGAGTCGTCCTGCCTGGGAGCTTTGAGGGTTGCTGGGCCCAGAGTGGCCAAAGTCACATGCTCTTGCTCCACTGACCTGATTGCAGTCCTTCTAATTAGGGGAGGGGAGAACACCTGCCTCCTTTTCCGGCCCCTCCGGATTTGTTACCATTTTTCTTGTACTCAACATCTGCCAGGAAATATTGTCTACACTGGAAAAAAACTACATGAGTGACAGCTGAAACCACAACCAAGCTACTCTGACCATAGTTTGGTCTTAGTCTAACTCCATTTTACCAGAAATATTAATGAGCTGCTTccagtttgctttttctttattcattagaATTGTGCCTGTGTTCCACATTGATGCCATTAAATACATGTGTATAGCTTGAACAGCATCCTCTGAAGAACAACCATTGGActacttaattttatttgtgtTGTAACGAAGAATGCTGGGTTTTGAGAATGGAAAAATTGTGTTCAGAGTGGGGGTTAGTAAGCAGTCCCGAagctttttgtaaataaaactatTGGCGCATGGCCACTATATTCACTTGTCTTATCTAGGGCTGCTTTTGTGCTGCAATATCAGAATTGAGTAGTTGCAAGAGAGACCGAATAGCCCACAAAGCCCAAAATACTGACTGGTGCTTCACAGGAAAGTTCTTGGCCTCTGGTTTAGAGCTTTGCACAACTGCATTCTTTTGCCATCTGGAGAATAGGAATAATCTCTACTTCATAAGCCTTGCTATAAGCATTCACTGAGTGGCATCTGTGAAAACCCTTAACTGGTAAGCATTGAAACACTATATCTTCATCAAATTCCCTCAAAGTCACATATTGGAAAATTACTGCTTCCAAGGTTAGTAATTACCTAATTGTCGTTCCTAGCTTTCTGTTCTCAAGTGGCCCTGACACCTCTAGGAATTTGATAACCCCTGACTGCTCTTACTTTTTTGTACCTCCCTCATTCAAATTTCACATATTCATGGAACAAAATAAATAGGCATCCTAAAATCTTTATGCTCATATAGTTGTAACCATCTGTTAGTAACCCAAGTCAGTGTGACATTGCCCAAATTCTTGTCCAACTATCACCAAATTGCTTTATAGTTAAGGTGTATTCATCCTCACTAATCATTGGAAGAATTGTCCCTATATTATAGCAAAGTAAATAGGCTCAGGTTGTTACTCCCAAAGGTCAGAGTCCCAGGTACATTACCTTGGTAGTATCACATGTACTGACACTGCTTTCTCATGGTGCCttccaaaatgtcatatagtCATCCCTATCAGCCTCTTTATACTCCCACACTTCCTTTTGTTATTAAAGACAGCTTTCTCTGGCTCCATGCTTCTGCAGTCCTCAACAAGTGGAGTCTGCTTGTTCTTCCACACTGTCCCAAGTTTCCACATGCATCTGAGTACTGGTTGAGAAAATCACACACTTTTGTGGATCAATACCCCTGTAAACTTACCTCTGATTCAACTAAACCATCAGAAACCCTATATCAGTTCTCTCTGCATCTTCCTTGTTAATTTAGAAGGTCCTCATGCTCCTCAGGCTTCTTATCTCACCCAGCTCCCTCCTCTCACAGCAGATGACCTTGCCTTCTATTTCAGATAGGAATTTACTTCTTGAATACAAGGAAGGTTTTGGTCATCCCCCATCCCTGTCTTCAACAATGTTGTTCTTAATTCAGCTATGATTTGGAATGTTGAATTACATCAAAACATAACTCCAGATACTATAGATGCCCCAGCATGGTCGATCTAACACCTATTCCCAGCCCCTTTGTCCTCTCccatagaaagtgaaagaaacGCTGATTTTCATTGAGGTGCAGGAACTTTACATTGGGAGCCACACTCCAACAGAAAAAATACTATCCAAGTTCTGGAAATTATGGCTTTTCTTACTCAGTTTATAAGCTTAATGAAATTGTGGCTATCCCTACCTGAATTGGACAGGGGTCATAAATTGACCAAAAGAAAACAAGTCTTTCCAGCTTGGGGATGACAGGGgaaattaataaattttctttttttttttttttttaagagggtaTTAAATCTTTTATTGATTACACATGATAATGGATGATACACAAGCTTCATTCCCATCTATAACTTTTATCTGGTACCATAATTCAATTTAGATATATTGCATAGGATGTGCCAACAAtcattaataacaacaacaaaaaaaaaaaacctccatgaCTTTGCATGGGTGACCCTTTAAATGGTGAACTCCAGGTCACAACACAGTAACTGTCAGTTCAACTACACCAAGGTTCTGAAGACAACAGCTTCTCCACCAAGCAAGttgtaaataaatttcaaatggaacCTGGCATCACCCTGAAGGAATTCTAACTTCACACTGTTGGGGTAGTTTACCAAAATGGCTTCAGAGTAGACTAACTTTACACagcacattgaaaaaaaaaaaaaaaaagacatttattcagCGTCATGATCAGACTATTACATTTAGCAATCAACAGCatgggtgcaaaaaaaaaaatctacattaaaaCCCTTTGTTGGAATGCTTTACACTTTCCACagaacagaaactaaaataacCTGTTATACAATTAGTCACAAGTACAGTCCTCGAGTTTTTTGCCCATACACATGAGTATTGTCTAAAACATGTCTTCTTTGTAGCAGCTAGGCCCTGCCACCACTGTGCTTGGCTGAGTTCACAAATCTGTTGTAACCTGTAGCTTCCCTGTCACTTCTCTGGCTCTCCTCTCCTGCTAAGCTTTGTTTCCTGGCAGTAATTAAAACCTTCTGCCACTGCcatagctactgctgctgctggaacCACCATAGCCACCTTGGTTTCGTGGTTTGGCAAAGTATTGGCCTCCACCACCATAGGGGCCAGAACTTCTGCCTCCAAAGTTTCCTCCTTTCATGGGTCCAAAATTTGAAGATTGATTGTTGTAATTGCCAAAATCATTGTAGCTTCCGCCACCTCCAAAATTGCTTCCGTCATTACCAAATCCATTATATCCATCCCCACTGCCACCATATCCGCCACCACCACGGCTGCCACCAAAGCCACCTCGACCACTGAAGTTTCCTCCACGACCAAAGTTGTCATTCCCACCAAAACCACCTCCACGACCACCACCAAAGTTTCCAGAACCACTTCGACCtctctggctggatgaagcactagccaTCTCTTGCTTAGACAGGGCTTTTCTCACTTCACAGTTGTGGCCATTCACAGTGTGGTATTTCTGAATGACAATTTTGTCTACAGAGTCATGGTCATCAAAGGTTACAAAAGCAAAGCCTCTCTTTTTGCCACTGCCTCGATCAGTCATGATTTCAATTACTTCAATTTTTCCATACTGTTCAAAATAATCTCTCAGGTGATGTTCTTCAGTGTCTTCTTTAATGCCACCAACAAAAATCTTTTTCACAGTTAAGTGGGCACCAGGTCTTTGAGAATCTTCTCTTGACACGGCCCTCTTTGGTTCCACAACTCTTCCGTCCACCTTGTGTGGCCTTGCATTCATGGCCGCATCCACCTCCTCCACCGTGGCGTATGTGACAAACCCGAAGCCTCTGGAGCGCTTGGTGTTTGGATCCCTCATTACCACACAGTCTGTGAGTGTTCCCCATTGCTCAAAATGGCTCCTCAGACTCTCATCAGTTGTTTCAAAGCTCAATCCTCCGATGAAGAGTTTCCGCAGCTGTTCGGGCTCTTTGGGAGACTCTGATTTAGACATGACGGCAGTGGAGGCGGGGAAGTCTTCAACGATGCTTTCTCGGTGGCGTCCACGGGCAGAAAgcaataaattttctttaaagtcaCCTGCCTATGGTATAAGTTGGGGCATACCATTTTGTCAGTAAGACAAGAATTTCTTACTTTTATTGATGAATGGTGGAAGAAGACAGCCCAAGAGTTCTGATTTCTCTGCTAATGCTTCCTAACAGAATCTTAGACACATTAACTCTTCTGTGCCTTTAATTTCCTCAACTGCAAACTgacattaattatattaatccttagggttgttgtgaggaataAACAAGAGAACATTGGTGTGTTGCCTTGCATTCAGTAAACCCTTAAAGTTAGCTAATTTTGAACTGGCTGCACAGGGAAATCTGTCAAATTAGCAGTTGGGCAGGTTGCATGGAAGGGATAGGACACATTGGGATGACTTTTTTAACTGAAGAGATTTAGTGAGAGAGAAGTACTGGGAATGAGAGATTTATATCTGTGATGCAGGTCCATAATTCCAATAACTCACTCATTAGGTGATGTCTCATTCTCTATTAGTGACCAGGACCAAAAATCAATGAAGTACAACCCCCAAAGTAAATGGAGGGCTCTTTACTTTGGGAGCTATTTTGAGGGGGTCTGAGACGTTTGGTCAGAAGGTTAAATGGGCACctaattttcatatattcattgtCTAAGTATGTCTAACTTTTACAGTAACCTAACAAAGACATAGTTTTCAATACAAGGATTATGCCAGCCCTCGCCAACAGCTCCTGAACCTTTGAGGGTAATGTCAACAAAAAAGGAGACAAATCAATATGGAAAAAGTATGCATTAGAGGCAGTTAGAGCAGGAAATGTGTAGGAGGCTGGCCCCATCCCACCACTGTTCCCTGTCCCAGAAAAATTTATCTGGAGACTTACTCCAGGTAAAAGCAGGGTCCATCTGTAAGGTTCTTGCCTCACAATGGTTGCTAACTTGTCTTGAGCAATATTCAGTAGTTAAATGGCTAGAGAATATCGGTTCTGGAAACCAGCACCTCATACAATTCTTGGATGGGGCGTGTGTGATATAAGAAAatatgaacttccctggtggacttCTCAGTAGttgagagtccacctgccaatgcagaggacaaaggttcgatccctggtccatgaggatcccacatgccatggggcagctggGCCCATGCAtcccaactgctgagcctgtgctctgcaaataGGGAGCCCACACAAcataactgctgaagcctgtgctccctagagccctgctctgcaacaagagaagccactgcactaAGCCCACAActtgagagtagcccccaccaccacaactaaagaaaagcccatgtGTGGCAAAAAAGACCCAATgtagccataaataaatgaataaagtacataaa
This genomic interval carries:
- the LOC122438483 gene encoding heterogeneous nuclear ribonucleoprotein A1, with product MSKSESPKEPEQLRKLFIGGLSFETTDESLRSHFEQWGTLTDCVVMRDPNTKRSRGFGFVTYATVEEVDAAMNARPHKVDGRVVEPKRAVSREDSQRPGAHLTVKKIFVGGIKEDTEEHHLRDYFEQYGKIEVIEIMTDRGSGKKRGFAFVTFDDHDSVDKIVIQKYHTVNGHNCEVRKALSKQEMASASSSQRGRSGSGNFGGGRGGGFGGNDNFGRGGNFSGRGGFGGSRGGGGYGGSGDGYNGFGNDGSNFGGGGSYNDFGNYNNQSSNFGPMKGGNFGGRSSGPYGGGGQYFAKPRNQGGYGGSSSSSSYGSGRRF